The Oncorhynchus mykiss isolate Arlee chromosome 28, USDA_OmykA_1.1, whole genome shotgun sequence genome includes a window with the following:
- the LOC110509128 gene encoding alpha-amylase isoform X2: MMRSLVLLVLLGLSQAFNNPHAKHGRQAIVHLFEWKWNDIAAECERFLAPKGYAGVQISPPTESILLTSPWRPWWERYQPISYNLCSRSGNESELRDMITRCNNVGVNIYVDAVINHMCGAGGGEGTHSTCGTYFSAKKMDFPSIPFSGFDFNEGKCKSASGDIENYNDINQVRDCRLVSLLDLALEKNYVRQKVADYMNKLIDMGVAGFRVDASKHMWPGDLAVIYGSLHNLNTRWFNGGSRPFLFQEVIDLGGEAIQSSEYFPLGRVTEFKYGAKIGNVFRKWNGEKLSYTKNWGEGWGFMPDSNALVFIDNHDNQRGHGGGGSSILTFWDARIYKMAVAYMLAHPYGVARVMSSFRWNRADDWQGPPSHEDGSTKDVHVNADDTCGDGWVCEHRWRQITNMATFRNVVNGQPHSNWWDNGDNQVAFGRGNRGFIVFNNDDWKLDVTLNTGMPGGAYCDVISGQKDGGRCTGKTINVGDDGRAHFKISNTDEDPMVAIHADSKL; encoded by the exons ATGATGAGGTCTCTAGTTTTGTTGGTCCTGCTGGGGCTGAGCCAGGCTTTCAACAACCCACATGCCAAGCACGGCAGGCAGGCCATCGTCCACCTGTTTGAGTGGAAGTGGAACGACATCGCGGCTGAGTGTGAGAGGTTCCTGGCTCCCAAAGGATACGCTGGAGTTCAG ATCTCTCCTCCTACTGAGAGTATTTTGTTGACCAGCCCGTGGAGACCGTGGTGGGAGCGGTACCAGCCAATCAGCTACAACCTGTGTTCCAGATCAGGAAATGAGAGTGAGCTCAGGGACATGATTACCAGATGCAACAACGTTGGG GTTAACATCTACGTTGATGCCGTCATCAACCACATGTGTGGAGCTGGAGGCGGAGAGGGAACCCACTCTACCTGTGGAACCTATTTCAGTGCCAAAAAGATGGActtcccttccattcccttcAGTGGCTTTGATTTCAACGAAGGCAAATGCAAATCTGCCAGCGGAGACATCGAGAATTACAATGATATCAACCAG GTGCGTGATTGTCGTCTGGTGAGTCTGCTGGATCTCGCCCTAGAGAAAAACTACGTCAGGCAAAAGGTGGCCGACTACATGAACAAGCTGATCGACATGGGAGTGGCCGGGTTCAGAGTGGACGCCAGTAAACACATGTGGCCCGGCGACCTTGCTGTCATCTACGGAAGTCTGCACAACCTCAACACCCGCTGGTTCAACGGGGGATCCAGACCCTTCCTGTTCCAGGAG GTTATCGACTTGGGTGGCGAGGCCATCCAGTCCTCAGAGTACTTCCCCTTAGGCAGAGTCACTGAGTTCAAATATGGAGCCAAAATCGGAAACGTCTTCCGCAAGTGGAACGGAGAAAAGCTATCTTACACCAA GAACTGGGGTGAGGGCTGGGGCTTCATGCCCGACAGCAATGCTCTTGTGTTTATTGATAACCATGACAACCAGAGAGGTCATGGAGGAGGTGGAAGCTCCATACTCACCTTCTGGGACGCCAG GATTTACAAGATGGCCGTGGCCTACATGCTTGCCCATCCCTACGGAGTGGCCCGTGTGATGTCCTCCTTCCGCTGGAACCGCGCTGATGACTGGCAGGGCCCTCCCAGCCACGAAGATGGATCCACCAAGGATGTCCATGTAAACGCTGACGACACCTGTGGAGACGGATGGGTGTGTGAGCACAGGTGGCGCCAGATTAC GAACATGGCTACCTTCCGTAACGTGGTGAACGGACAGCCCCATTCCAACTGGTGGGATAATGGAGACAACCAGGTGGCCTTTGGACGCGGTAACCGTGGCTTCATTGTCTTCAACAACGACGACTG GAAACTGGATGTGACACTGAACACTGGCATGCCTGGCGGCGCCTACTGTGATGTCATTTCTGGCCAGAAGGACGGAGGGCGCTGCACGGGGAAGACCATCAACGTCGGGGACGATGGTCGCGCCCACTTCAAGATCAGCAACACCGACGAGGACCCCATGGTGGCGATCCATGCCGACTccaagctgtaa
- the LOC110509128 gene encoding alpha-amylase isoform X1: MLFFLSQPGIGNMMRSLVLLVLLGLSQAFNNPHAKHGRQAIVHLFEWKWNDIAAECERFLAPKGYAGVQISPPTESILLTSPWRPWWERYQPISYNLCSRSGNESELRDMITRCNNVGVNIYVDAVINHMCGAGGGEGTHSTCGTYFSAKKMDFPSIPFSGFDFNEGKCKSASGDIENYNDINQVRDCRLVSLLDLALEKNYVRQKVADYMNKLIDMGVAGFRVDASKHMWPGDLAVIYGSLHNLNTRWFNGGSRPFLFQEVIDLGGEAIQSSEYFPLGRVTEFKYGAKIGNVFRKWNGEKLSYTKNWGEGWGFMPDSNALVFIDNHDNQRGHGGGGSSILTFWDARIYKMAVAYMLAHPYGVARVMSSFRWNRADDWQGPPSHEDGSTKDVHVNADDTCGDGWVCEHRWRQITNMATFRNVVNGQPHSNWWDNGDNQVAFGRGNRGFIVFNNDDWKLDVTLNTGMPGGAYCDVISGQKDGGRCTGKTINVGDDGRAHFKISNTDEDPMVAIHADSKL, from the exons ATGCTTTTTTTTCTATCTCAACCAGGGATAGGCAACATGATGAGGTCTCTAGTTTTGTTGGTCCTGCTGGGGCTGAGCCAGGCTTTCAACAACCCACATGCCAAGCACGGCAGGCAGGCCATCGTCCACCTGTTTGAGTGGAAGTGGAACGACATCGCGGCTGAGTGTGAGAGGTTCCTGGCTCCCAAAGGATACGCTGGAGTTCAG ATCTCTCCTCCTACTGAGAGTATTTTGTTGACCAGCCCGTGGAGACCGTGGTGGGAGCGGTACCAGCCAATCAGCTACAACCTGTGTTCCAGATCAGGAAATGAGAGTGAGCTCAGGGACATGATTACCAGATGCAACAACGTTGGG GTTAACATCTACGTTGATGCCGTCATCAACCACATGTGTGGAGCTGGAGGCGGAGAGGGAACCCACTCTACCTGTGGAACCTATTTCAGTGCCAAAAAGATGGActtcccttccattcccttcAGTGGCTTTGATTTCAACGAAGGCAAATGCAAATCTGCCAGCGGAGACATCGAGAATTACAATGATATCAACCAG GTGCGTGATTGTCGTCTGGTGAGTCTGCTGGATCTCGCCCTAGAGAAAAACTACGTCAGGCAAAAGGTGGCCGACTACATGAACAAGCTGATCGACATGGGAGTGGCCGGGTTCAGAGTGGACGCCAGTAAACACATGTGGCCCGGCGACCTTGCTGTCATCTACGGAAGTCTGCACAACCTCAACACCCGCTGGTTCAACGGGGGATCCAGACCCTTCCTGTTCCAGGAG GTTATCGACTTGGGTGGCGAGGCCATCCAGTCCTCAGAGTACTTCCCCTTAGGCAGAGTCACTGAGTTCAAATATGGAGCCAAAATCGGAAACGTCTTCCGCAAGTGGAACGGAGAAAAGCTATCTTACACCAA GAACTGGGGTGAGGGCTGGGGCTTCATGCCCGACAGCAATGCTCTTGTGTTTATTGATAACCATGACAACCAGAGAGGTCATGGAGGAGGTGGAAGCTCCATACTCACCTTCTGGGACGCCAG GATTTACAAGATGGCCGTGGCCTACATGCTTGCCCATCCCTACGGAGTGGCCCGTGTGATGTCCTCCTTCCGCTGGAACCGCGCTGATGACTGGCAGGGCCCTCCCAGCCACGAAGATGGATCCACCAAGGATGTCCATGTAAACGCTGACGACACCTGTGGAGACGGATGGGTGTGTGAGCACAGGTGGCGCCAGATTAC GAACATGGCTACCTTCCGTAACGTGGTGAACGGACAGCCCCATTCCAACTGGTGGGATAATGGAGACAACCAGGTGGCCTTTGGACGCGGTAACCGTGGCTTCATTGTCTTCAACAACGACGACTG GAAACTGGATGTGACACTGAACACTGGCATGCCTGGCGGCGCCTACTGTGATGTCATTTCTGGCCAGAAGGACGGAGGGCGCTGCACGGGGAAGACCATCAACGTCGGGGACGATGGTCGCGCCCACTTCAAGATCAGCAACACCGACGAGGACCCCATGGTGGCGATCCATGCCGACTccaagctgtaa